A genomic segment from Deinococcus sp. YIM 77859 encodes:
- a CDS encoding peptidoglycan-binding domain-containing protein, producing the protein MKVPAALLALLLAAPALAAPTGQDVTRAATRTAQALGGVLRDCPASFARIGTDQKECVGLSANVEQARTRLTAALADDLYGVWRSRDGQRSVYNWVRTPGGYVYLRLQPDPEGRARTLAYLDLPPSRQDSAAPPSSTTKTPKTLAPVPFARTLELRTPRLHGADVRAVQNRLIALTRPSGGGQGDGWYGPVTAATVRAFQTANGLPATGRVDRTTWDVLFHPQAKPFAASSIRR; encoded by the coding sequence ATGAAGGTCCCTGCCGCCCTGCTCGCTCTGCTGCTCGCCGCACCCGCCCTCGCTGCCCCCACGGGACAGGATGTGACGCGGGCCGCCACGCGCACCGCACAGGCACTGGGTGGGGTGCTGCGCGACTGCCCGGCCAGCTTCGCCCGCATCGGAACGGATCAGAAAGAATGCGTGGGCCTCAGCGCCAACGTGGAGCAGGCCCGCACCCGGCTCACGGCGGCCTTGGCGGATGACCTGTACGGCGTATGGCGCAGCCGTGACGGGCAACGCAGCGTGTACAACTGGGTACGTACGCCGGGCGGATACGTTTACCTCCGACTGCAACCCGACCCGGAAGGCCGCGCGCGGACGCTCGCCTACCTCGACCTGCCGCCCAGCCGTCAAGACAGTGCCGCGCCCCCTTCCAGCACAACCAAAACACCGAAGACGCTGGCACCCGTGCCCTTTGCGCGTACCCTGGAGCTGCGAACACCCCGTCTACACGGCGCCGATGTGCGAGCGGTACAAAACCGGCTGATCGCCCTTACGCGCCCGAGCGGGGGCGGCCAGGGAGACGGTTGGTACGGTCCCGTCACCGCGGCGACTGTCCGGGCTTTTCAGACCGCCAACGGGCTTCCTGCCACCGGCCGGGTCGACCGCACGACCTGGGACGTCCTCTTTCACCCGCAGGCCAAACCCTTTGCAGCAAGCAGCATTCGCCGGTGA
- the trmH gene encoding tRNA (guanosine(18)-2'-O)-methyltransferase TrmH gives MTPERYEKILRVLRRRQPTLTVLMDEVNKPHNFSAILRTCDAVGVLTAHAVPPKSGALPTFDATSGSAHKWVAVQTHSDALTAVRTLQAEGMQVLATHLSQRSVDYREADYTRPTCILLGAEKWGVSDEAADAADANIVIPMFGMVQSLNVSVAAATILFEAQRQRLRAGMYGTPQLAPHDLHRLAFEWAYPDLAAGYRERGEPYPALDEAGQIVR, from the coding sequence ATGACGCCTGAACGGTACGAGAAGATCCTGCGCGTTCTTCGCCGGCGGCAGCCCACGCTGACTGTGCTCATGGACGAGGTGAATAAGCCCCACAACTTCAGTGCCATCCTGCGGACCTGTGACGCTGTGGGCGTGTTGACCGCACACGCCGTCCCGCCCAAAAGCGGCGCGCTTCCTACCTTCGACGCGACGAGCGGCAGTGCCCACAAGTGGGTGGCCGTCCAAACCCATTCGGACGCGCTGACCGCCGTGCGAACCCTGCAAGCTGAGGGCATGCAGGTGCTGGCCACCCACCTTTCACAGCGCAGCGTGGATTACCGCGAGGCAGACTACACCCGCCCCACCTGCATCCTCCTGGGGGCAGAAAAGTGGGGCGTCTCCGATGAGGCGGCGGACGCGGCCGATGCCAACATCGTCATTCCCATGTTCGGGATGGTGCAGAGCCTCAACGTCTCGGTGGCTGCCGCGACCATCCTCTTTGAGGCGCAGCGGCAGCGCCTGAGGGCGGGCATGTACGGCACGCCGCAGCTTGCGCCCCATGACCTCCACCGCCTCGCTTTCGAGTGGGCGTACCCGGACCTTGCCGCCGGGTACCGTGAACGTGGGGAGCCCTATCCGGCGCTGGACGAGGCCGGGCAGATCGTTCGCTAG
- a CDS encoding TerC family protein, whose translation MFGLEMPPLNAETWAILGTLLLLEGLLSADNALVLAVMVRHLAVNLQRKALAYGIGGAVVLRILGVLLASYVLEYWWLRAFGALYLAYLAISHFVKKGHSEDEAAASARGRGFWATVVLLNLTDLAFSVDSILAGVALIPRDMPPEQGLTIVVIGGVIGLILMRFAATIFLKLLNKYPAFDNVAYALVGWIAVKLGIETLEAAHEHFPAVPTLHLPQAVFWGGMAAIAIIGTVIATRKPAMSDAEAEARAEAVVHQMDDTVADAADGRVDGR comes from the coding sequence ATGTTCGGACTCGAAATGCCCCCCCTGAACGCCGAGACCTGGGCGATTCTCGGCACCCTGCTCCTGCTCGAGGGCCTGCTCTCGGCTGACAACGCCCTGGTGCTCGCCGTGATGGTGCGGCACCTCGCCGTGAACCTGCAACGCAAGGCGCTCGCGTACGGGATCGGCGGCGCGGTGGTGCTGCGCATCCTGGGCGTGCTGCTCGCCTCCTATGTGCTGGAGTACTGGTGGCTGCGGGCCTTTGGGGCCCTGTACCTCGCGTACCTGGCAATCAGCCATTTCGTGAAAAAGGGCCACAGTGAGGATGAGGCGGCGGCGAGTGCTCGGGGCCGCGGCTTCTGGGCGACCGTGGTGCTGCTGAATCTCACCGACCTGGCTTTTTCCGTAGACTCCATCCTGGCGGGGGTGGCGCTGATTCCGCGGGACATGCCCCCCGAGCAGGGCCTTACCATCGTGGTGATCGGTGGGGTGATCGGCCTCATCCTGATGCGCTTTGCCGCGACCATCTTCCTGAAGCTGCTGAACAAGTACCCGGCCTTTGACAACGTCGCCTACGCGCTGGTGGGCTGGATCGCTGTGAAGCTCGGCATCGAGACGCTGGAGGCGGCTCACGAGCACTTCCCGGCTGTGCCCACGCTGCACCTCCCGCAGGCGGTCTTCTGGGGTGGGATGGCGGCCATCGCCATCATCGGCACCGTGATCGCCACCCGCAAGCCGGCCATGAGTGATGCGGAGGCCGAAGCGCGGGCCGAAGCCGTTGTGCATCAGATGGATGACACCGTCGCGGACGCCGCCGACGGGCGAGTCGACGGACGCTAG